The DNA sequence CGGGGCTTTCCTCGGTGCCGAAAGCGCCGACGGAGACTTCGTGTGGTGCCCCGAAGGGCTGCGCGAAGAGGACGTCCGACTGCTCGGGGAGGTCGCCGACCGCGACGTTCTCGAGGTGGGTTGTGGTTCCGCGCCGTGCAGTCGTTGGCTTGCCGCGCAGGGCGCGCGGGTGATCGGTCTGGACCTCTCCCGAGAGATGTTGCGGCGCGGACAGGTGGCCATGGCCCGGGGCGGTCCACAGCCCGGCCTCGTCCAGGCCGGCGCCGAGCAACTGCCGTTTGCCGACAACGTCTTCGACATCGTCTGCTCGGCGTTCGGCGCCGTCCCGTTCGTGGCCGATTCGGCCGGGGTGATGGCGGAGGTGGCGCGGGTGCTCAAACCGGGTGGCCGGTGGGTGTTCTCGGTCAACCACCCGATGCGGTGGGCCTTTCCGGACGATCCAGGGCCTGCCGGCCTGACGGTGATGCTCCCCTACTTCGACCGGACCCCGTATGTCGAGACCGAAAGCGATGGCACCGTCAGTTACGTCGAGCACCATCGGACGCTGGGCGACCGCATCCGGGAGATCCGCGACGCCGGCCTGCTTCTCGTCGATCTGATCGAGCCGGAGTGGCCCGAGGGTTTTGACCAGGAGTGGGGCCAGTGGAGTCCGCTACGCGGTCACTACTTCCCGGGCACCGCGATCTTCTGTTGCACCAAACCGGGTTAGAAGCGCTTCAGAACAGCGGCTGTGAACTCCTCGGTGGTGGCCGCCCCTCCCAGGTCGGGAGTACTGAGACCACCGGCGATCACGGACTCGACCGCATCGCGAATCGCGCCCGCCGCGTCGGCCGCTGCGCCGTCCCCGGTTCGCGCGGCCTGCCAGTCCAGTAACAGCGCCGCCGAGCCGATGATGCCCACCGGGTTGGCCACGCCTCGTCCGGCGATGTCGGGGGCCGCCCCGTGCGCGGCCTGCGCCATCGCCTTGTCGGCCGAGCTGTTCACCGACGCGGCGGTACCGAGTGAACCGGCCAGCTCCGCGGCGAGGTCGGACAGGATGTCGCCGAAGAGGTTCTCGGTGACCACCACATCGAACTCGTGTCCTCGACGGACCAGGTGCGCAGCCATGGCATCGACATGTTGCTCGTCGACCTCGACCTCCGGGTACTGCCTGCCGACGTCGCGGCACACGTCCCGGAACAATCCGGTTGTCATCGTCAGCACATTCGCCTTGTGCACGATGGTCACTCGTTTTCGACGGGACATCGCGAGTTCGAACGCGGACACCGCAATTCGTGTCGACGCCTCTCGGGTGACCACCCCGACCGCCAACGCCACATCCGGTGTCGGCATGAACTCCCCCGTGCCCCGCGCCATGTTTCGGTCTGCGTACAGCCCCTCGCTGTTTTCGCGCACGATGATCAGATCCATCCGCGGGTTCACCGCCGGTATGCCCGAATAGGCCTTTGCCGGACGGATGTTGGCGAACAGATCGAAGCGTTTGCGGATGACCGCGCCTGGGGTCAATCCGGTGCGGTGCTCCGGCGGATACCCTGCCGAATCGTGCGGCCCGAGTATCCACATCTCCAATTCGTCCAGGGCAGCCAGCGTTTTCTGCGGGATCGCATCCCCGTACGACTCGATGGCGGCGCGTCCGATGTCGAGCGGTACCCACTCGACCGCGCGACCGGCGGCACCGACCGCCGCTTCCACGATCCGGGCCGCTGCAGGCACCACTTCCGGCCCGATTCCGTCGCCGTCGATCAGGCCGATCCGATACGGGTGTGTCATGGCACCGATGCTCCCAGACCTGCCTGCTGCGACACTTGGCCACATGCCGAACGAAGCACTGGGCAACAGCTCTCACTGGGGTTTGTTCACTGCATCCGTCGAATCCGACGGACTGCGTGTCATCCCGGACACCGACGATCCCGACCCTTCGGCCCTGCTCGGCAACATCCCGGCATCACTCGACACCCGTGCGCGGATCCTGCATCCGTACGTCCGCCGCGGATGGCTGGCCGACGGACCGGGTGCAGGCGCACGGGGCGACGACGAGTTCGTGGAGGTGACCTGGGACCACGCGCTCGACCTGGCCGCACGCGAATTGGAGCGTGTGCGTTCCACATTCGGCAACACCGCGATCTTCGGTGGCTCGTACGGCTGGGCCAGCGCGGGCCGCTTCCACCATGCACAGAGCCAACTGCACCGGTTCCTCAACTGCCTCGGCGGATATACCCGGTCACGGCACACGTACAGCCACGGAGCGTCGGAGACATTGCTCCCCCATGTGGTCGGCGGCCTCGAGCCGTTGTACGAGCCGACCACCTGGCAGGTGATGAGTGAACACACCGAGTTGTTCGTGTGTTTCGGCGGGATGCCCGCCAAGAACTTCCAGATCAACGCCGGCGGGGTCAGCAAACACATCGTCCGAGGTGCCATCGACGTCGCCCGTGACAACGGTGCCGAGTTCGTCTTGATCAGCCCGCTGGCGGACGACCTCGAATTACAACCGCGGGACCAGTGGATACCCATCACCCCGGCGAGCGACACCGCCCTGATGCTGGCGCTGTGCTGGGTGCTTCTCGACGAGAAGCTCTGGGACAAAGAGTTTCTCGACGACCATTGCGCGGGAACCGAACGATTCGCCGACTACCTGTGCGGCCGGTCGGACGGCGTGGTCAAAGACGCACGCTGGGCTGCGCAGATCTGCGGTATCGACGCCGCGACCATCACGGCACTGGCACGACGGATGGCGTCGTCGAGGACCATGGTGACCACGTCGTGGTCGCTGCAGCGGGCATCGTTCGGCGAACAGCCCCTGTGGGCGTCCATTGCGCTGGCCGCGTTCCTCGGTCAGATCGGGCTGCCCGGTGGGGGTTTCGGGCACGGTTACGGCTCGACGGGAGGGATGGGCGCTGCCAAACTCCCGTACGACCTGCCCACCTTTCATCAGGGCTACAACCCGGTGCGTGAGTTCATCCCGGTCGCCCGCATCGCAGACATGTTGCTGCACCCCGGCGAGAGCTACGAGTTCAACGGCACGACCATGAACTACCCGGACACCCGCCTGATCTATTGGGCCGGCGGCAACCCGTTCCACCATCACCAGGATCTCGGGCGCCTCCGACGCGCGTTCGGGCGACCCGACACCGTCATCGTGCACGAACCGTTCTGGACGGCGACCGCACGCCACGCCGACATCGTGTTCCCGGTGACCACCACACTCGAACGCAACGACATCGGCTGCGGGCGTCTCGACGAGGCGATGGTAGCCATGCGACAGATCACCTCTCCCGTCGGTGAGTCGATGAACGACTACGACGTCTTCTCCCACCTGAGCAAACGACTCGGTGTCCACGAAGAGTTCACCGAGAATCTGGACGAACTCGGCTGGCTGGAGAAGATGTACGAGCAGTGGCGTGCCGTGACTCCCGACCAGTACCGACCCCGAGAAGACTTCGCGCAGTTCTGGGAGAAGGGACGCCTTGATCTTCGCGGCGCGATGGCCGGTCACGTGATGTATGAGGACTTCCGCAACGACCCCATCGCCCACCGGTTGGCGACCCCGAGCGGCCTGATCGAGATCGTCTCGGGCACCATCGACGATTTCGGGTACGACGACTGTCCGCCGCATCCGGCGTGGCTTGCGCCGCCAGAAGTGGCCGGGCTCGGCTCGGGTCGGTACCCGCTGTGTCTTGTCGCCAACAACCCGAAGACGAGGCTGCACAGCCAGCTCGACCACGGCGCGTACAGCGCGGCCTCGAAAGTGCAGGGGCGAGAACCGATTCGCCTCCACCCCGACGATGCTGCAGCGCGCTCGATCGACGAAGGCGATGTTGTTATGATCCGCAGCGAGACTGCGCAGATGCTGGCCGGAGCGGTGCTCGATGACAACGTTGCACGGCATGTCGCACAGATCTCGACGGGAGCCTGGTACGACTACAGCGCACCGAACGTTGCCGATTGTGTGCACGGCAATCCGAACGTGCTCGCTCCTGACGTGGGTACCTCACGGCTCGCGCAGGGCTCGACCGGACAATTGGTGAGGGTCGAGATCGTGGCGTACGAAGGTGTTCCACCGTCGGTCTCGGTTCATGATCACACGTCCTGGATCCACGGATGACGGCCACATCCCTAGGCTGGTCGAATGGCGCATTCGATAGAGCTGATCTTCGACGAAAACACTGACACTCTTATCGGTGAACAGTGGGCCGCGCTGACCGAAGCAGGTCTTCCCAGTCAGGGCAACATCCGGTCGACGTCCAATCGGCCGCACGTCACCCTTGTCGCCGCGGAGTCGATCGACCCCGCCGTCGACTCGACTCTCGTGGCGATGACGGACGTGGTGGGGATGTCCGTAGACATCGGCGCCCTGCTGATCTTCAGGGGGCGGCGCGCCACTGCGGCGCGTCTCGTGGTGCCCTCACTGCCGCTGTTGCAGCTGCATGCATGCGTCTTTCACACTGCCGCCTTGCATATGACGGGTGAACCCCTGCAGCATGTGACGCCGGGGAGTTGGACCCCACACGTGACGCTCGCGCGACGACTCGACCACGGGCAGATCGCCGAGGTCGCTGCGGCGCTCAACAATTCGCCCGATACCTTCACCGCCACCGTCGCCGGGTTGCGACGGTGGAACGGTGACAGCCGCGAGGAGTTCCACCTACTCCCCAGAGCCTGAGTGGTGGCCGCCGGGCACGCAGGTCAGTGCGCGACGAGCCTGGCGATCGCACTCAAAGGCAACGGCAGCCACGACGGCCGGTGTCGCGCCTCGTACACCGCTTCGTACACGGCCTTGTCCAGTTCGTACGCCCGCAACAGCGCTGACGACGCGCGCGGATCTGTCCCGGTGACCGCTGCGTAGCCGTCACAGAATGCCGACGAGTTCCGTTCCACCCACTCACTGGCACGGAACTCACGCTGGTGAGTTCGATTGGGCGACTTCTCCCCCAGCAGGTGATGCCCTGCATAGTCGAACGACCGCAGCATTCCCGCAACATCGCGTAGCGGGCTGTCGGGTTTGCGACGATCCGCCACCGACTTCACCGGCTCGCCCTCGAAGTCGATGAGCAGCCACTTCCACGGCGTCCGCAAGACCTGCCCGAGATGGAGGTCACCGTGCACCCGCTGGATCATGGTCGGGCCGGCCTGTGCGGCCTCGTCGTACACGCGGAGCACGCCATCGCGGTACTCGGCGATGTCAGGGATGGCTTCGGCGGCCGCATCGAGCCGAGCGCGCATCTCATCGATCGCGAGGTCGGAAGCCTGGCGCTCTTCGGTGCCAAGACTTGCTGCGAGGTCGGCATGTACGTGTGCCACCGCGGCACCGAGACGTTCTGCGTCACCCGCGAAGTCGCTGCCGAGTTCTGCTGCGTGCAGATCGGCTTCGGCAAAGAGATCCCGCACACTGACCAGCGCCATGCTCCAGCCGTCGGCGGCGTTCTCGACGAATTCTTGAGCCATGCCCAACGTCGTGGTCTCACCGTCGATCTCGGTCTCAACCCAGCCACGCAGAGCGGCGACGTGCTCACACCCCACCTCGCTGAGCGCCCGATGGAGTTCCACATCGGGATTGATCCCGACTTCAACCTGGCGAAAGGCCTTGAACAGCAGGGACTCTCCGTACACCACCGACGTGTTGGACTGTTCCACACCCAGGCTTCGGCCCGTATCGGCGAGGTCGATGGTGACGTCGGGCAGCGTCCGGAACGCCAGCGGTCCGAGGTCTTCCTGACCGGCCAGCGCGGTGAGGTACCGGGCGAGAACCTCCGGGTCGTGCAGTCCGTCGTACCCCGCGGCGACATCCGACGGCGGTTCGGGCAGCGACCAGGTCAGCAGTGGGTCGGACAAATGTGTCCGGAACCCGAGCGGGATTTGATAACGCTGCTGCGGACCCGCATCGAAATCTACTTCGACCAGCACGTGTTCGGCGGCGAAACCCTCCTCGTCGAGGAGTGGAACACGCAACACCACCCGAACCTGGGCGATCGTTCGGTCCTTGCCGGAGAACCAGCGCTGACTCGGCAGCCAGCTCCGGAGATCAACGGCGAGCTGTTCATCGCTGGGTACGGGGGTGGTCATGGCTGCACCGCCGCCTCTGCTTCGCTGCTGAGCGGATAACCCGGGGCAACATTGGCGTCAGCCGGATCCGGCTGCAAGGCAAACCAATAGAACCCGTGACCCGGCAAGGTGACCATGTAGTCGTGGCCCTCGATCTTCGGGAACGGGATCGATCCCGTCAGTTCCACCGGAATCCGGCCGTCGAACGGCGTGAGGTCGAG is a window from the Williamsia sp. DF01-3 genome containing:
- a CDS encoding class I SAM-dependent methyltransferase, with amino-acid sequence MRTRIDSRTSVSANRRWWDADAENYHEEHGAFLGAESADGDFVWCPEGLREEDVRLLGEVADRDVLEVGCGSAPCSRWLAAQGARVIGLDLSREMLRRGQVAMARGGPQPGLVQAGAEQLPFADNVFDIVCSAFGAVPFVADSAGVMAEVARVLKPGGRWVFSVNHPMRWAFPDDPGPAGLTVMLPYFDRTPYVETESDGTVSYVEHHRTLGDRIREIRDAGLLLVDLIEPEWPEGFDQEWGQWSPLRGHYFPGTAIFCCTKPG
- a CDS encoding isocitrate/isopropylmalate dehydrogenase family protein; protein product: MTHPYRIGLIDGDGIGPEVVPAAARIVEAAVGAAGRAVEWVPLDIGRAAIESYGDAIPQKTLAALDELEMWILGPHDSAGYPPEHRTGLTPGAVIRKRFDLFANIRPAKAYSGIPAVNPRMDLIIVRENSEGLYADRNMARGTGEFMPTPDVALAVGVVTREASTRIAVSAFELAMSRRKRVTIVHKANVLTMTTGLFRDVCRDVGRQYPEVEVDEQHVDAMAAHLVRRGHEFDVVVTENLFGDILSDLAAELAGSLGTAASVNSSADKAMAQAAHGAAPDIAGRGVANPVGIIGSAALLLDWQAARTGDGAAADAAGAIRDAVESVIAGGLSTPDLGGAATTEEFTAAVLKRF
- a CDS encoding molybdopterin-dependent oxidoreductase codes for the protein MPNEALGNSSHWGLFTASVESDGLRVIPDTDDPDPSALLGNIPASLDTRARILHPYVRRGWLADGPGAGARGDDEFVEVTWDHALDLAARELERVRSTFGNTAIFGGSYGWASAGRFHHAQSQLHRFLNCLGGYTRSRHTYSHGASETLLPHVVGGLEPLYEPTTWQVMSEHTELFVCFGGMPAKNFQINAGGVSKHIVRGAIDVARDNGAEFVLISPLADDLELQPRDQWIPITPASDTALMLALCWVLLDEKLWDKEFLDDHCAGTERFADYLCGRSDGVVKDARWAAQICGIDAATITALARRMASSRTMVTTSWSLQRASFGEQPLWASIALAAFLGQIGLPGGGFGHGYGSTGGMGAAKLPYDLPTFHQGYNPVREFIPVARIADMLLHPGESYEFNGTTMNYPDTRLIYWAGGNPFHHHQDLGRLRRAFGRPDTVIVHEPFWTATARHADIVFPVTTTLERNDIGCGRLDEAMVAMRQITSPVGESMNDYDVFSHLSKRLGVHEEFTENLDELGWLEKMYEQWRAVTPDQYRPREDFAQFWEKGRLDLRGAMAGHVMYEDFRNDPIAHRLATPSGLIEIVSGTIDDFGYDDCPPHPAWLAPPEVAGLGSGRYPLCLVANNPKTRLHSQLDHGAYSAASKVQGREPIRLHPDDAAARSIDEGDVVMIRSETAQMLAGAVLDDNVARHVAQISTGAWYDYSAPNVADCVHGNPNVLAPDVGTSRLAQGSTGQLVRVEIVAYEGVPPSVSVHDHTSWIHG
- a CDS encoding 2'-5' RNA ligase family protein; this translates as MAHSIELIFDENTDTLIGEQWAALTEAGLPSQGNIRSTSNRPHVTLVAAESIDPAVDSTLVAMTDVVGMSVDIGALLIFRGRRATAARLVVPSLPLLQLHACVFHTAALHMTGEPLQHVTPGSWTPHVTLARRLDHGQIAEVAAALNNSPDTFTATVAGLRRWNGDSREEFHLLPRA